A genomic stretch from Pseudomonas sp. MUP55 includes:
- the argH gene encoding argininosuccinate lyase, producing the protein MSTDKTNQSWGGRFSEPVDAFVARFTASVTFDQRLYRHDIMGSIAHATMLAKVGVLTDAERDSIIDGLTTIRGEIEAGTFDWRVDLEDVHMNIEARLTDRIGVTGKKLHTGRSRNDQVATDIRLWLRDEIDLILAEITRLQKGLLEQAERESDTIMPGFTHLQTAQPVTFGHHLLAWFEMLSRDYERLVDCRKRANRMPLGSAALAGTTYPIDREYTAQLLGFDAVGGNSLDGVSDRDFAIEFCAAASIAMMHLSRFSEELVLWTSAQFQFIDLPDRFCTGSSIMPQKKNPDVPELVRGKSGRVFGALMGLLTLMKGQPLAYNKDNQEDKEPLFDAADTLRDSLRAFADMIPAIKPKHAIMREAALRGFSTATDLADYLVRRGLPFRDCHEIVGHAVKYGVDTGKDLAEMSLEELRQFSDQIEQDVFAVLTLEGSVNARNHVGGTAPAQVKAAVARGQALLASR; encoded by the coding sequence ATGAGCACCGACAAGACCAACCAGTCCTGGGGCGGCCGCTTCAGTGAACCCGTCGACGCCTTCGTCGCGCGCTTCACCGCCTCCGTCACCTTCGACCAGCGCCTGTACCGCCACGACATCATGGGCTCCATCGCCCATGCCACGATGCTGGCCAAGGTCGGCGTACTGACCGACGCCGAGCGCGACAGCATCATCGATGGCCTGACCACCATCCGTGGCGAAATCGAAGCCGGTACCTTCGACTGGCGCGTCGACCTGGAAGACGTGCACATGAACATCGAGGCTCGCCTCACTGATCGCATCGGTGTAACTGGCAAGAAGCTGCACACCGGTCGCAGCCGTAACGACCAGGTGGCCACCGATATCCGCCTGTGGCTGCGCGATGAAATCGACCTGATCCTGGCTGAAATCACCCGCCTGCAGAAAGGTTTGCTGGAACAGGCCGAGCGTGAATCGGACACCATCATGCCCGGCTTCACCCACCTGCAGACCGCTCAGCCCGTAACCTTCGGCCACCATCTGCTGGCCTGGTTCGAAATGCTCAGCCGCGATTACGAGCGCCTGGTGGACTGTCGCAAGCGCGCCAACCGCATGCCGTTGGGCAGCGCCGCGCTGGCGGGCACCACGTACCCGATCGACCGTGAGTACACCGCGCAGCTGCTGGGTTTCGACGCTGTCGGCGGCAACTCTCTGGACGGCGTGTCGGACCGTGATTTCGCCATCGAATTCTGCGCCGCCGCGAGCATCGCGATGATGCACCTGTCGCGTTTCTCCGAAGAGCTGGTGCTGTGGACCAGCGCGCAGTTCCAGTTCATCGACCTGCCGGACCGGTTCTGCACCGGCAGCTCGATCATGCCGCAAAAGAAGAACCCCGACGTGCCCGAGCTGGTGCGTGGCAAGAGCGGCCGCGTATTCGGCGCATTGATGGGCCTGCTGACCCTGATGAAAGGCCAGCCGCTGGCCTACAACAAGGACAACCAGGAAGACAAGGAGCCGCTGTTCGACGCCGCCGACACCCTGCGCGACTCACTGCGTGCGTTTGCCGACATGATCCCGGCGATCAAGCCCAAGCACGCGATCATGCGTGAAGCAGCCTTGCGGGGTTTCTCCACCGCGACCGACCTGGCCGACTACCTGGTGCGTCGTGGCCTGCCCTTTCGTGACTGCCATGAGATCGTTGGCCATGCCGTGAAATACGGCGTGGACACCGGCAAGGACCTGGCTGAAATGAGCCTGGAAGAACTGCGCCAGTTCAGCGACCAGATCGAGCAGGACGTGTTCGCCGTACTGACCCTGGAAGGCTCGGTGAATGCCCGCAACCACGTCGGCGGCACTGCGCCGGCGCAGGTCAAGGCAGCGGTCGCACGTGGTCAGGCCCTGCTGGCCAGCCGCTGA
- the xerC gene encoding tyrosine recombinase XerC produces the protein MERQLDAYCAHLRNERQVSPHTLEAYRRDLNKVLAYCEKQQVASWKALDIQTLRSLVARLNQQGQSSRSLSRLLSAVRGLYHYLNREGLCDHDPANGLSPPKGERRLPKTLDTDRALQLLDGAVEDDFLAHRDQAILELFYSSGLRLSELTGLNLDQLDLADGLVQVLGKGSKTRVLPVGRKAREALQLWLPLRALANPQDDAVFISQQGRRLGPRAIQLRVKAAGERELGQNLHPHMLRHSFASHMLESSQDLRAVQELLGHSDIKTTQIYTHLDFQHLATVYDSAHPRAKRIKGDDS, from the coding sequence ATGGAACGGCAACTGGACGCTTACTGCGCTCACCTGCGCAACGAGCGCCAGGTGTCGCCTCATACCCTGGAGGCCTACCGAAGGGACCTGAACAAGGTGCTGGCCTATTGCGAAAAACAGCAGGTTGCCAGCTGGAAGGCGCTGGATATCCAGACTCTGCGCAGCCTGGTCGCTCGGCTGAATCAGCAAGGTCAGTCCTCGCGCAGCCTGTCGCGTCTGCTGTCGGCGGTGCGCGGCCTCTATCACTACCTGAACCGCGAAGGCCTGTGCGATCACGACCCGGCCAACGGCCTGTCACCACCCAAAGGCGAGCGACGCCTGCCCAAGACCCTGGACACCGACCGCGCCCTGCAACTGCTGGACGGTGCGGTCGAGGATGACTTTCTGGCGCATCGCGACCAGGCGATCCTCGAACTGTTCTATTCCTCGGGCCTGCGCCTGTCAGAGCTGACCGGCCTGAACCTCGACCAGCTCGACCTGGCGGACGGACTGGTGCAGGTGCTGGGTAAGGGCAGCAAGACGCGCGTACTGCCGGTCGGCCGCAAAGCCCGTGAAGCCTTGCAATTGTGGTTGCCATTGCGCGCACTGGCCAACCCGCAAGACGACGCCGTATTTATCAGCCAGCAAGGTCGGCGCCTGGGGCCACGAGCCATTCAGTTGCGGGTAAAGGCCGCGGGCGAACGTGAACTGGGGCAAAACCTGCACCCGCATATGCTCCGGCACTCCTTCGCCAGCCATATGCTGGAGTCGTCCCAAGACCTGCGCGCGGTACAGGAACTGCTCGGCCACTCCGATATCAAGACCACGCAAATCTATACCCACCTCGACTTCCAACACCTGGCAACGGTGTACGACAGCGCCCATCCACGGGCCAAACGCATCAAGGGCGACGACTCATGA
- the lysA gene encoding diaminopimelate decarboxylase, whose amino-acid sequence MDAFNYRDGELFAEGVALSAIAERFGTPTYVYSRAHIEAQYRSFTDPLEGVPHLVCYAVKANSNLGVLNVLARLGAGFDIVSRGELERVLAAGGQADKIVFSGVGKSREDMRRALEVGVHCFNIESTDELERLQVVAAEMGVRAPISLRVNPDVDAGTHPYISTGLKENKFGIAIADAEDVYIRAAQLPNLDVLGVDCHIGSQLTTLPPFLDALDRLLALIDRLGDCGIYLHHIDLGGGVGVRYRDEEPPLIADYIKAVRERIEGRDLTLMFEPGRYIVANAGVLLTQVEYLKHTEHKDFAIVDAAMNDLIRPALYQAWMNVTAVAPRDSETRAYDIVGPICETGDFLAKDRQLALEEGDLLAVHSAGAYGFVMSSNYNTRGRAAEVLVDGDQAFEVRRRETVAELYAGESLLPE is encoded by the coding sequence ATGGACGCTTTTAACTACCGGGACGGCGAGCTGTTCGCGGAAGGCGTGGCGCTGTCCGCAATTGCCGAGCGCTTTGGCACCCCGACCTACGTGTATTCGCGTGCACACATCGAAGCGCAATACCGCTCGTTCACCGACCCGCTGGAAGGCGTGCCGCACCTGGTGTGCTACGCGGTTAAAGCCAACTCCAACCTGGGTGTGCTCAATGTCCTGGCGCGCCTTGGCGCCGGTTTCGACATTGTGTCCCGTGGTGAACTCGAACGTGTATTGGCCGCCGGTGGCCAGGCCGACAAGATCGTGTTCTCCGGCGTCGGCAAGAGCCGCGAAGACATGCGCCGCGCCCTGGAAGTAGGCGTGCACTGCTTCAACATCGAGTCCACCGACGAGCTGGAACGCCTGCAGGTCGTGGCCGCCGAGATGGGCGTTCGCGCGCCGATCTCCCTGCGCGTCAACCCGGACGTCGACGCCGGTACTCACCCGTACATTTCCACCGGTCTCAAAGAGAACAAGTTCGGCATCGCTATCGCCGACGCCGAAGACGTGTACATCCGCGCCGCCCAATTGCCCAACCTGGACGTACTGGGCGTCGATTGCCATATCGGCTCGCAACTGACCACCCTGCCGCCTTTCTTGGATGCGCTCGACCGCCTGCTGGCGCTGATCGACCGCCTCGGCGACTGCGGCATCTACCTGCACCACATCGATCTGGGTGGCGGTGTAGGCGTACGTTATCGCGACGAAGAGCCGCCGTTGATCGCCGACTACATCAAGGCCGTGCGCGAGCGTATCGAAGGTCGCGACCTGACGCTGATGTTCGAGCCGGGCCGCTACATCGTGGCCAATGCCGGTGTGCTGCTGACCCAGGTCGAGTATCTCAAGCACACCGAGCACAAGGACTTCGCCATTGTCGACGCGGCAATGAACGACCTGATCCGCCCGGCGCTGTACCAGGCCTGGATGAACGTCACCGCCGTGGCACCGCGCGACAGCGAAACACGCGCGTATGACATCGTCGGTCCGATTTGTGAGACCGGTGACTTCCTGGCCAAGGATCGTCAATTGGCTCTGGAGGAAGGCGACCTGCTGGCCGTGCATTCGGCCGGTGCCTATGGGTTTGTCATGAGTTCCAACTACAACACTCGCGGCCGTGCGGCCGAGGTGCTGGTGGACGGTGATCAAGCGTTTGAAGTGCGTCGCCGCGAGACGGTAGCCGAGTTGTATGCTGGCGAAAGCCTGCTGCCGGAGTAA
- a CDS encoding DUF484 family protein: MTDKPQVPAHLTPSESLEAAAVAAYLEAHPDFFVEHDELLPALRIPHQRGDTVSLVERQMKILRERNIEMRHRLSHLMDVARDNDRLFDKTRRLILTLMDAASLEETVMAVEDSLRQDFQVPFVSLILFSDNPMPVGRWVSGSEAQTAIGGLLSEGKTISGTLREHELDFLFGAEQRKQIGSTAVVALSHQGLHGVLAIASRDPSHYKSSVGTLFLTYIAEVLGRVLPRYTTALRAVR, from the coding sequence ATGACCGATAAGCCTCAAGTACCCGCACACCTCACCCCAAGTGAAAGCCTGGAGGCCGCTGCAGTCGCGGCGTACCTCGAGGCTCATCCGGACTTCTTCGTCGAGCACGATGAATTGCTTCCGGCATTGCGCATCCCTCACCAGCGTGGCGATACCGTGTCGCTGGTGGAACGGCAGATGAAAATCCTGCGTGAGCGCAATATCGAAATGCGCCATCGGCTTTCGCACCTGATGGACGTGGCGCGCGACAACGATCGCCTGTTCGACAAGACCCGTCGCCTGATCCTGACCCTGATGGACGCCGCCAGCCTGGAAGAAACGGTGATGGCAGTGGAAGACAGCCTGCGCCAGGACTTCCAGGTGCCATTTGTCAGCCTGATCCTGTTCAGCGACAACCCGATGCCAGTGGGTCGCTGGGTCAGTGGCAGCGAAGCGCAGACCGCCATCGGTGGCCTGCTGTCGGAAGGCAAGACCATCAGCGGCACCCTGCGCGAGCACGAACTGGACTTCCTGTTTGGTGCCGAACAGCGCAAACAGATCGGCTCGACTGCCGTAGTAGCCCTAAGCCACCAAGGCCTGCACGGCGTGCTGGCCATTGCCAGCCGCGACCCTTCGCACTACAAGAGCTCGGTGGGCACGCTGTTTCTGACCTACATCGCCGAAGTGCTGGGCCGCGTCCTGCCACGCTACACCACTGCCCTGCGCGCGGTGCGCTAG
- a CDS encoding TIGR02647 family protein, whose amino-acid sequence MSYTPELVAELEILVLFPLDSTQEGLKVHQTAAPTAIAAAKRLHAKGLIDQPDGGYLTSLGRDAAEQAQTLLTILTTASTKEAA is encoded by the coding sequence ATGTCGTATACCCCTGAGTTGGTTGCCGAACTGGAAATCCTTGTACTCTTCCCCCTGGACAGCACCCAGGAAGGTCTGAAAGTCCATCAGACCGCTGCTCCCACTGCCATCGCCGCCGCCAAGCGCCTCCATGCCAAAGGCCTTATCGACCAACCGGACGGAGGCTACCTGACCAGCCTTGGCCGGGACGCCGCCGAGCAAGCCCAGACCCTGCTGACTATCTTGACCACCGCGTCGACCAAAGAAGCCGCCTGA
- a CDS encoding class I adenylate cyclase: MTRTHEIRPDLDEGIDRKVLTQLRARFMALNEGRMARAVEGLTPRQQSVLTLLPLFFHVNHPLLPGYVSSGTPAGLSNFEPDAQALAEAQRLTRSFSYKPRHGNPPRPIHGLFLMGSLGTLAQADQSDMDVWVCHAPDLNENELVELRKKCQLLETWAQTMGAEAHFFLIEPTRFVLGERDTQLSSDDCGTTQHYLLLDEFYRTAIWLAGRTPIWWLVPVYEESRYAEFTHTLISKRFIRADETLDLGHLAHIPPGEFIGAGLWQLFKGIESPYKSVLKLLLTEVYASEHPNVHCLSLRFKRAVFANQMDLDELDPYIVVYRRIEEYLKARNEPERLELVRRSLYLKVNRKLSAGQRTASWQRLLLERLAQEWGWDQRQLALLDSRSQWKVRQVASERRALVNELNYSYRFLTQFARAEQTVSLINKRDLNVLGRRLYAAFERKAGKVEFINPGIAPDLAEDTLTLVHSPNRKEPGQHHWGLYNGNLTALEWEHFAPIKRSRDLLEMLTWCHRNGVIDSSTRLALHPGASDMTEFELFNLLGSLQQTIALPLASVDEVRLLRSAVPEEVLLLVNVGVDPLKHHRDLNILMTTERTDSLSYAGVRENLVLTLDQVTLNSWNEVMVSRYDGPHALLDCLRDYLNQLPSDHLPRLRVRCFCHNRAQFIAQRVEEVFDTAQNLLLGQSNHRYLLQVQQHYHVVELTPGQATHVALPTQDALIAYLSEELASYSPLHLDAMALEDHDLALVLPMGLADCIQVFYRANEGFAELYVLDEFNALWQQRLPFHDEQSLFAPLQRFLLSIIYRREALAPLDTQQPLGEVQTLYYQLLPSGSARARVVEPRPAPQNPANKPFYDVQAIIGKAAPGKVSITLYCNQREFSELEFGDQLFAVVAREIVGQRREPERYRCYITDLDLSGLLGDVQSPSNLYLRYKTELELALNQALSQI, translated from the coding sequence ATGACCCGCACCCATGAAATCCGCCCCGACCTGGACGAAGGCATCGACCGTAAGGTGCTGACCCAGTTGCGCGCGCGTTTCATGGCCCTCAATGAAGGCCGCATGGCCCGGGCCGTCGAAGGGCTGACCCCGCGCCAGCAAAGCGTGCTGACCTTGTTGCCGCTGTTTTTCCATGTGAACCACCCATTGCTGCCAGGCTATGTTTCCAGCGGCACGCCGGCCGGGCTGTCGAATTTCGAACCCGACGCCCAGGCCCTGGCTGAGGCCCAGCGCCTGACACGTTCGTTCTCCTACAAGCCGCGCCACGGCAACCCGCCCCGCCCGATCCACGGTTTGTTCCTGATGGGCAGCCTGGGTACGCTGGCCCAGGCGGATCAAAGCGACATGGACGTATGGGTGTGCCACGCTCCCGACCTGAATGAAAACGAGCTGGTCGAGCTGCGCAAAAAGTGTCAATTGCTGGAAACCTGGGCCCAGACCATGGGAGCCGAGGCACATTTTTTCCTGATCGAACCGACGCGCTTTGTACTCGGCGAACGGGACACACAACTGAGCTCCGACGATTGCGGGACCACTCAGCACTATTTGCTGCTCGACGAGTTCTACCGCACCGCTATCTGGCTGGCCGGACGCACGCCGATCTGGTGGCTGGTGCCGGTGTATGAAGAAAGCCGCTATGCCGAGTTCACCCACACGCTGATTTCCAAACGCTTCATTCGCGCTGACGAAACCCTCGATCTTGGCCATCTGGCACACATTCCCCCGGGGGAATTCATCGGCGCCGGCCTGTGGCAACTGTTCAAAGGCATCGAGTCGCCTTATAAATCGGTGCTCAAGCTGTTGCTGACCGAGGTCTACGCCAGCGAGCACCCCAACGTGCATTGCCTGAGCCTGCGCTTCAAGCGCGCAGTGTTCGCCAATCAGATGGACCTGGATGAGCTGGACCCTTACATCGTGGTCTACCGCCGCATCGAGGAATACCTCAAGGCCCGCAATGAACCGGAGCGCCTGGAACTGGTGCGGCGCAGCCTGTACCTGAAGGTCAACCGCAAGCTCAGCGCCGGCCAACGCACCGCCAGCTGGCAACGCCTGCTGCTCGAACGCCTGGCCCAGGAGTGGGGATGGGACCAGCGCCAACTGGCCCTGCTGGACAGCCGCAGTCAATGGAAGGTGCGCCAGGTCGCCTCCGAGCGCCGTGCCCTGGTCAACGAGCTGAACTACAGCTATCGCTTCCTCACCCAGTTCGCCCGCGCGGAACAAACCGTCAGCCTGATCAACAAGCGTGACCTCAATGTGCTGGGCCGTCGCTTGTACGCAGCCTTTGAACGCAAGGCCGGCAAGGTCGAGTTCATCAACCCCGGTATCGCTCCGGACCTGGCCGAAGACACCCTGACCCTGGTGCACTCACCCAACCGCAAGGAACCTGGCCAGCATCACTGGGGCCTGTATAACGGCAACCTCACAGCCCTGGAATGGGAGCATTTCGCGCCGATCAAACGCAGCCGCGACCTGCTGGAAATGCTCACCTGGTGCCATCGCAACGGTGTGATCGACAGCAGTACGCGCCTGGCGCTGCATCCAGGCGCCAGCGACATGACCGAATTCGAGCTGTTCAACCTGTTGGGCAGCCTGCAACAGACCATCGCCCTGCCCTTGGCCAGCGTGGATGAAGTTCGCTTGTTGCGTTCGGCGGTGCCGGAAGAAGTGCTGTTGCTGGTCAACGTCGGGGTTGATCCACTCAAGCATCACCGCGACCTGAATATCCTGATGACCACCGAACGCACCGACTCCCTGAGTTATGCCGGTGTACGCGAAAACCTGGTGCTGACCCTGGACCAAGTCACGCTCAATAGCTGGAACGAGGTGATGGTCAGCCGCTACGACGGCCCCCACGCGCTGCTCGACTGCCTGCGCGATTACCTCAACCAACTACCCTCGGACCATCTGCCACGGTTGCGGGTGCGCTGCTTCTGTCACAACCGGGCGCAGTTCATTGCCCAGCGCGTGGAAGAGGTATTCGACACCGCACAGAACCTGCTGCTCGGCCAAAGCAATCACCGCTACCTGCTCCAGGTGCAGCAGCACTATCACGTCGTGGAACTGACTCCCGGGCAAGCCACGCATGTGGCGCTGCCGACCCAGGACGCATTGATCGCCTACCTCAGCGAAGAGCTGGCCAGCTACAGCCCGCTGCATCTGGACGCCATGGCGCTGGAAGACCATGACCTGGCACTTGTGCTGCCCATGGGGCTGGCCGACTGCATACAGGTATTCTACCGAGCCAATGAAGGCTTCGCCGAGCTGTATGTGCTCGACGAATTCAATGCGCTCTGGCAGCAACGCCTGCCGTTCCATGATGAACAAAGCCTGTTCGCACCGCTGCAGCGCTTCCTGCTTTCGATCATCTATCGCCGCGAAGCGCTGGCACCGCTGGACACACAACAGCCGTTGGGCGAAGTACAAACCCTGTACTACCAACTCTTGCCATCGGGCAGTGCTCGCGCGCGCGTTGTGGAGCCAAGGCCGGCGCCGCAGAACCCAGCCAACAAGCCGTTTTATGACGTGCAGGCGATTATCGGCAAGGCGGCGCCTGGCAAGGTGAGCATCACGCTGTACTGCAATCAGCGCGAGTTTTCCGAACTGGAGTTTGGCGACCAGCTGTTTGCGGTGGTCGCCAGGGAGATCGTCGGGCAACGTCGGGAGCCCGAGCGTTACCGCTGCTACATTACCGATCTGGATTTGTCGGGCCTGCTGGGCGACGTGCAAAGCCCGAGCAATCTGTACCTGCGCTACAAGACCGAGCTGGAGCTCGCGCTCAATCAAGCGCTGAGCCAGATTTAA
- the dapF gene encoding diaminopimelate epimerase: protein MLLRFTKMHGLGNDFMVLDLVSQHAHILPKHAKQWGDRHTGVGFDQLLLVEAPTNPEVDFRYRIFNSDGSEVEQCGNGARCFARFVLDKRLTAKRQIRVETKGGVIELDVRSDGQISVNMGAPRLVPADIPFQAPEQALSYALDVDGSTVDIAAVSMGNPHAVLRVNDINNAPVHELGPKIEHHPRFPARVNVGFLQVIDRSRAQLRVWERGAGETQACGTGACAAAVAAISQGWMDSPLLIDLPGGRLSIEWAGPGHPVIMTGPASRVYEGQVRL, encoded by the coding sequence ATGCTGCTGCGTTTTACCAAGATGCACGGACTGGGCAATGACTTCATGGTCCTCGACCTGGTCAGCCAGCACGCGCACATCCTGCCCAAGCACGCCAAACAATGGGGCGATCGGCATACCGGTGTCGGCTTCGACCAACTGCTGCTGGTGGAAGCGCCGACCAACCCGGAGGTGGACTTCCGTTATCGGATTTTCAATTCCGATGGCTCCGAAGTGGAACAGTGCGGCAACGGCGCCCGCTGCTTTGCGCGCTTTGTGCTGGACAAGCGCTTGACCGCCAAGCGCCAGATTCGCGTCGAGACCAAGGGCGGCGTGATCGAACTGGATGTACGCAGTGACGGCCAGATCAGCGTCAACATGGGCGCGCCACGCCTGGTGCCGGCGGACATTCCGTTCCAGGCGCCGGAGCAGGCCCTCAGTTACGCACTGGATGTCGACGGCAGCACCGTGGATATCGCCGCGGTGTCGATGGGCAACCCCCATGCGGTGCTGCGGGTCAATGACATCAACAACGCGCCGGTGCACGAACTGGGGCCGAAGATCGAACATCACCCGCGCTTTCCAGCGCGGGTCAACGTGGGCTTCCTGCAGGTGATCGACCGCTCCCGCGCGCAATTGCGCGTGTGGGAGCGCGGCGCCGGCGAAACCCAGGCCTGCGGCACCGGTGCTTGCGCCGCTGCCGTGGCCGCGATCAGCCAGGGGTGGATGGATTCGCCACTGCTGATCGACCTGCCCGGTGGGCGCTTGTCCATCGAATGGGCAGGCCCAGGCCATCCGGTGATAATGACCGGGCCGGCCTCGCGTGTATACGAAGGACAGGTCCGTCTATGA
- the lptM gene encoding LPS translocon maturation chaperone LptM: MKRLISSLAALVAVACLVSACGQKGPLYLPDDSKDPNEQAQSSQKPSKAHKHDTY; encoded by the coding sequence ATGAAGCGCCTGATCTCTTCCCTTGCTGCGCTCGTCGCGGTCGCTTGCCTCGTTAGTGCCTGTGGTCAAAAAGGCCCGCTGTACCTGCCCGACGACAGCAAAGACCCGAATGAACAGGCGCAGTCGTCGCAAAAGCCATCCAAAGCGCACAAGCACGACACTTACTAA
- a CDS encoding glutathione S-transferase: MLKLYGFAVSNYYNMVKLALMEKGVPFQEVPFYAGQTPETLAVSPRGKVPVLGVKQGFINETSVILDYIEQTQQGPALLPADPFQRAQVLALCREIELYIELPARACFAEAFFGMTVPEAIKEKSRAELLLGVGTLGRHGKFAPYVAGEGFTIADLYFMYSLNLAVGVGEKLFGLDLLAELPKAKALLERLNAMPNAQKVEADRLAAMPGFMAMIAAKK; the protein is encoded by the coding sequence ATGCTCAAGCTCTACGGTTTTGCTGTCAGTAACTACTACAACATGGTCAAGCTGGCGCTGATGGAGAAAGGAGTGCCTTTCCAAGAGGTACCTTTTTACGCAGGACAAACGCCTGAAACCCTGGCAGTGAGCCCGCGAGGCAAAGTGCCGGTGCTCGGCGTCAAGCAAGGCTTTATCAACGAAACCAGCGTGATCCTCGATTATATCGAGCAGACTCAGCAAGGGCCTGCGCTGCTTCCTGCCGACCCGTTTCAACGTGCTCAGGTGCTGGCGTTGTGCCGCGAGATCGAGCTGTATATCGAGTTGCCCGCGCGGGCGTGCTTCGCCGAAGCCTTTTTTGGCATGACGGTGCCGGAGGCGATCAAGGAGAAATCCCGAGCTGAACTGTTGCTTGGCGTCGGTACGCTAGGTCGGCACGGTAAGTTCGCGCCTTACGTGGCGGGGGAGGGCTTCACGATTGCCGATCTGTATTTCATGTACAGCTTGAACCTGGCCGTGGGGGTGGGCGAGAAGCTGTTTGGGCTGGACCTGTTGGCTGAGTTGCCGAAGGCGAAGGCGTTGCTGGAGCGTTTGAATGCAATGCCCAATGCGCAAAAGGTAGAGGCGGACAGGCTGGCGGCGATGCCGGGTTTTATGGCAATGATTGCAGCCAAAAAGTAA
- a CDS encoding DUF1289 domain-containing protein → MTQPAPVRPAKPLFSNVSPAVPSPCISLCRLDEQKVCLGCFRHVEDIREWRSADDARRRVICAEAEQRRAHA, encoded by the coding sequence GTGACCCAGCCTGCACCCGTACGCCCGGCCAAGCCGCTGTTCAGCAATGTCAGCCCTGCAGTGCCGTCACCTTGTATCAGTTTGTGTCGCCTTGACGAGCAAAAAGTCTGCCTCGGCTGCTTCCGTCACGTCGAAGACATCCGTGAATGGCGCTCTGCCGACGATGCGCGGCGTCGAGTGATCTGCGCCGAGGCCGAGCAGCGCCGGGCCCACGCCTGA
- the cyaY gene encoding iron donor protein CyaY, whose amino-acid sequence MSLTEARFHDLVDAAQEKLEDIFDDSDLDVDLENSAGVLTVKFESGQQLIFSRQEPLRQLWLAARSGGVHFDYDEESGKWQCDKSEELLGEMLARLVHEYTGADLDFDEI is encoded by the coding sequence ATGAGTTTGACCGAAGCCCGTTTTCACGACCTGGTGGATGCCGCCCAGGAGAAGCTGGAAGATATTTTCGACGACAGCGACCTGGACGTGGACCTGGAAAACTCGGCCGGCGTGCTGACGGTCAAGTTCGAGAGCGGCCAGCAGTTGATCTTCAGCCGTCAGGAACCGCTGCGTCAGCTCTGGTTGGCGGCGCGCTCCGGTGGGGTTCACTTCGACTACGACGAAGAAAGCGGCAAATGGCAGTGCGACAAGAGTGAAGAGTTGCTGGGAGAAATGCTTGCGCGCCTCGTCCACGAATATACCGGCGCCGACCTGGATTTTGACGAGATTTGA
- the rnk gene encoding nucleoside diphosphate kinase regulator, whose amino-acid sequence MTTAPSIILTRLDVQRLEQLIDRLGDDYPGVEALQAELDRAEEVVAHDEVPAGVVTMNSSVHCREQGKGKDYHLTLVYPKDANADEGKISILAPVGSALLGLQVGQHIDWPAPGGKTLKLELLSVEGQPKDGGPFPL is encoded by the coding sequence ATGACCACCGCACCGTCCATCATTCTCACCCGTCTTGACGTGCAGCGTCTGGAACAACTGATCGACCGCTTGGGCGACGATTATCCTGGCGTCGAAGCGTTGCAGGCCGAACTCGACCGCGCCGAAGAGGTGGTTGCTCACGATGAAGTGCCCGCAGGTGTCGTGACCATGAACTCCAGCGTGCATTGCCGTGAGCAAGGCAAGGGTAAGGACTATCACCTGACCCTGGTCTATCCCAAGGATGCGAATGCCGACGAAGGTAAAATCTCGATTTTGGCGCCGGTCGGCAGCGCTTTGCTGGGCCTGCAAGTGGGCCAGCACATCGACTGGCCGGCACCGGGCGGCAAGACCCTCAAGCTCGAGCTGTTGAGTGTTGAAGGCCAGCCCAAAGACGGCGGTCCCTTCCCGCTTTAA